From the genome of Halomonas sp. MCCC 1A13316, one region includes:
- the rho gene encoding transcription termination factor Rho, which produces MNLTELKQKSVPDLLEIAREMGIDNLARSRKQDIIFAILKKHAKSGEDIYGDGVLEILQDGFGFLRSADSSYLAGPDDIYVSPSQIRRFNLRKGDSISGKIRPPKEGERYFALLKVSQINFDKPENAKHKILFENLTPLFPQERLRMEIGNGSTEDLTARIIDLTAPIGKGQRGLIVSPPKAGKTLMLQNIATSITRNNPECHLIVLLIDERPEEVTEMSRTVRGEVVASTFDEPPARHVQVAEMVIEKAKRLVEHKKDVVILLDSITRLARAYNTVVPSSGKVLTGGVDAHALEKPKRFFGAARNIEEGGSLTIIATALVDTGSKMDEVIFEEFKGTGNMEAHLDRKLAERRVYPALNIRRSGTRREDLIASEDEMQRMWILRKLLNPMDDTAATEFLIDRLKDTKTNLEFFEAMKRR; this is translated from the coding sequence ATGAATCTTACCGAACTCAAGCAAAAATCCGTGCCGGACCTTCTGGAGATCGCCCGTGAAATGGGCATCGACAACCTGGCCCGCTCGCGCAAGCAGGACATCATCTTCGCCATCCTCAAGAAGCACGCCAAGAGCGGCGAGGACATCTACGGCGATGGTGTACTGGAAATCCTCCAGGACGGCTTCGGCTTCCTGCGCAGTGCCGACAGCTCCTACCTGGCCGGCCCCGACGACATCTACGTCTCACCGTCGCAGATACGTCGCTTCAATCTGCGCAAGGGCGATTCGATTTCCGGCAAGATTCGTCCGCCGAAGGAAGGGGAGCGCTACTTCGCGCTGCTCAAGGTCAGCCAGATCAACTTCGACAAGCCGGAAAACGCCAAGCACAAGATCCTGTTCGAGAACCTCACGCCGCTGTTCCCCCAGGAGCGGCTTCGCATGGAGATCGGCAACGGTTCCACCGAGGATCTCACCGCACGCATCATCGATCTCACCGCACCCATCGGCAAGGGCCAGCGCGGCCTGATCGTCTCGCCGCCCAAGGCGGGCAAGACGCTGATGCTGCAGAACATCGCCACCTCGATCACGCGCAACAATCCCGAGTGCCACTTGATCGTGCTGTTGATCGACGAACGCCCGGAAGAAGTGACCGAGATGTCGCGCACCGTGCGCGGCGAGGTGGTCGCCTCGACCTTCGACGAGCCGCCGGCACGCCACGTGCAGGTCGCCGAGATGGTCATCGAGAAGGCCAAGCGCCTGGTCGAGCACAAGAAGGACGTGGTGATCCTGCTCGACTCCATTACCCGCCTGGCACGCGCCTACAACACCGTGGTGCCGAGCTCCGGCAAGGTTCTCACCGGCGGTGTCGACGCCCACGCCCTGGAAAAGCCCAAGCGCTTCTTCGGTGCCGCACGTAACATTGAGGAAGGCGGCAGCCTGACCATCATCGCCACCGCGCTGGTCGATACCGGCTCGAAGATGGACGAGGTGATCTTCGAGGAGTTCAAGGGCACCGGCAACATGGAAGCCCACCTGGACCGCAAGCTCGCCGAGCGACGCGTCTATCCGGCCCTCAACATTCGCCGTTCGGGCACCCGTCGCGAGGACCTGATCGCCTCCGAGGACGAGATGCAGCGCATGTGGATCCTGCGCAAGCTGCTCAACCCGATGGACGACACCGCGGCGACGGAATTCCTCATCGACCGCTTGAAAGATACCAAGACGAACCTGGAATTCTTCGAGGCAATGAAGCGCCGCTAG
- the ubiD gene encoding 4-hydroxy-3-polyprenylbenzoate decarboxylase, with protein MKYNDLRDFMKALEAQGELIRVSAEVDPYLEITEICDRTLRAGGPALLFENVKGHDMPLLGNLFGTPKRVAMGMGQDSVSALREVGELLAFLKEPEPPKGFRDAWDRLPIFKQVMSMGPKTVRSAPVQQVVLEGDDVDLDRLPIQHCWPGDAAPLITWPLVVTRGPHKKRQNLGIYRQQKLSKNRLIMRWLSHRGGALDFQESQQTNPGEPFPVAVALGADPATILGAVTPVPDSLSEYAFAGLLRGSRTELVKCGHADLEVPASAEIILEGFIYPDDMAPEGPYGDHTGYYNEVDEFPVFTVTRMTMRRDAIYHSTYTGRPPDEPAILGLALNEVFVPILRKQFPEIVDFYLPPEGCSYRMAVVTMRKQYPGHAKRVMMGVWSFLRQFMYTKFVVVLDDDVDARDWKDVIWAITTRMDPARDTVLVENTPIDYLDFASPVAGLGSKMGLDATSKWPGETDREWGTPIVMDEAVKARVSERWNELGISLPPHPDDKRLA; from the coding sequence ATGAAGTACAATGACCTGCGCGACTTCATGAAGGCCCTGGAGGCCCAGGGCGAGCTGATACGCGTGAGCGCCGAGGTGGACCCCTATCTCGAGATCACCGAGATATGCGATCGCACCTTGCGCGCCGGCGGCCCGGCGCTGCTGTTCGAGAACGTCAAAGGCCACGACATGCCGCTGCTGGGTAATCTGTTCGGCACGCCGAAGCGGGTCGCCATGGGCATGGGCCAGGACTCGGTCTCGGCTTTGCGCGAGGTAGGCGAGCTGCTCGCCTTCCTCAAGGAGCCCGAACCGCCCAAGGGCTTCCGTGACGCCTGGGACAGGTTGCCGATCTTCAAGCAGGTGATGAGCATGGGACCGAAGACGGTGCGCTCGGCGCCGGTGCAGCAGGTAGTGCTCGAAGGCGACGACGTCGACCTCGACCGCCTGCCGATCCAGCACTGCTGGCCGGGCGATGCCGCCCCGCTGATCACCTGGCCGCTGGTAGTGACCCGCGGGCCGCACAAGAAGCGCCAGAACCTGGGGATCTACCGCCAGCAGAAGCTTTCCAAAAACCGCCTGATCATGCGCTGGCTGTCCCATCGCGGCGGCGCGCTCGACTTCCAGGAGTCTCAGCAGACGAACCCGGGGGAGCCGTTCCCGGTGGCGGTGGCGCTGGGTGCCGACCCGGCCACCATCCTCGGCGCGGTGACTCCGGTGCCGGATTCGCTCTCCGAGTACGCCTTCGCCGGCCTCCTGCGCGGCTCGCGCACCGAGCTGGTCAAGTGCGGGCATGCCGATCTCGAGGTGCCGGCCTCGGCCGAGATCATCCTCGAAGGCTTCATCTATCCCGACGATATGGCTCCGGAAGGACCCTACGGCGATCATACCGGCTACTACAACGAGGTCGACGAGTTCCCGGTATTCACCGTGACGCGCATGACCATGCGCCGCGACGCCATCTATCACTCGACTTACACCGGGCGGCCGCCCGACGAGCCGGCGATACTGGGCCTCGCGCTCAATGAAGTGTTCGTGCCTATCCTGCGCAAGCAGTTTCCCGAGATCGTCGACTTCTACCTGCCGCCGGAGGGTTGCTCCTACCGCATGGCGGTGGTGACCATGAGGAAGCAGTACCCGGGACACGCCAAGCGCGTGATGATGGGTGTGTGGAGCTTCCTGCGCCAGTTCATGTACACCAAGTTCGTGGTGGTGCTCGACGACGACGTCGACGCCCGCGACTGGAAGGACGTGATCTGGGCCATTACTACCCGCATGGATCCGGCTCGGGATACCGTGCTGGTCGAGAATACGCCCATCGACTATCTCGACTTTGCCTCGCCGGTGGCAGGGCTGGGCTCTAAGATGGGGCTGGACGCCACCAGCAAGTGGCCCGGCGAAACCGACCGGGAATGGGGCACGCCCATCGTCATGGACGAGGCCGTCAAGGCCCGCGTCAGCGAGCGCTGGAACGAACTGGGCATCAGCCTCCCCCCTCACCCTGACGACAAGAGGCTTGCATGA